The Aminithiophilus ramosus genome contains a region encoding:
- the proS gene encoding proline--tRNA ligase: protein MARNIVPRDKDYSQWYLDVIKASELADYAPVRGCMVIRPTGYALWENIQKAFDEAFKETGHVNAYFPLLIPTSFLEKEAEHVEGFAPECAVVTHAGGDELEEPLIIRPTSETVIGHMYSKWVQSWRDLPILINQWCNVMRWEKRPRLFLRTSEFLWQEGHTAHATREEAVEETLRMLDVYRRIMVDHLALPVIPGEKSEGERFPGADNTYTCETMMSDGKALQAGTSHFLGQNFAKAFDISFQSQEGTQEYAWTTSWGVSTRLIGAILMTHSDDDGLVLPPRIAPVKAVIVPISTDGVLIEETLLPKARELASRLNAALGARAVTVDSQFHLRPADRFFHHLQRGIPLRLELGERELASQTLRSVRRDTAEKADIPWEGMEETVAALLETMQGELLTKARAFRQDRTRRAETFEELKAILEKEGGFVEAFFGGGKAEEKAIKEATMATVRCFPLDDDSRGTCFFTGKKDARRAVFARAY from the coding sequence ATGGCCAGAAATATCGTTCCCAGGGATAAGGACTACTCTCAATGGTACCTTGACGTCATCAAGGCCTCGGAGCTCGCCGATTACGCTCCCGTGCGAGGCTGCATGGTCATTCGACCGACGGGCTACGCCCTCTGGGAGAATATTCAGAAGGCCTTCGACGAGGCCTTCAAGGAGACGGGCCATGTCAACGCCTACTTTCCCCTCCTCATCCCCACCTCGTTCCTCGAAAAGGAGGCCGAACACGTCGAGGGTTTCGCTCCCGAGTGCGCCGTCGTCACCCATGCCGGCGGGGATGAGCTGGAAGAGCCCCTCATCATCCGTCCCACGTCGGAGACGGTCATCGGTCACATGTACAGCAAGTGGGTCCAGTCCTGGCGCGACCTGCCCATTCTCATCAACCAGTGGTGCAACGTCATGCGCTGGGAAAAGCGTCCCCGCCTCTTCCTCCGCACGTCGGAGTTCCTCTGGCAGGAGGGGCACACGGCCCACGCCACGCGCGAAGAGGCCGTCGAGGAGACGCTTCGGATGCTCGACGTCTACCGCCGCATCATGGTCGACCATCTGGCCCTGCCCGTCATTCCCGGGGAGAAGTCGGAGGGGGAGCGCTTCCCCGGCGCCGACAACACCTATACCTGCGAGACGATGATGAGCGACGGCAAGGCCCTTCAGGCCGGAACGAGCCATTTCCTGGGCCAGAATTTCGCCAAGGCCTTCGACATCTCCTTCCAGAGCCAGGAGGGAACGCAGGAATACGCATGGACGACGAGCTGGGGCGTCTCGACCCGTCTCATCGGCGCCATCCTCATGACCCATTCCGACGACGACGGTCTCGTCCTTCCTCCCCGCATCGCCCCTGTAAAGGCTGTCATCGTCCCCATCTCGACCGACGGGGTCCTTATCGAGGAGACCCTTCTGCCCAAAGCCCGGGAGCTGGCCTCTCGCCTTAACGCCGCTCTCGGCGCGAGGGCCGTCACCGTCGACAGCCAGTTCCACCTTCGTCCTGCCGATCGCTTTTTTCACCACCTCCAACGGGGCATCCCCCTCCGCCTGGAACTGGGGGAGAGGGAGCTGGCCTCGCAGACGCTGCGCTCTGTCAGGCGCGATACGGCGGAGAAGGCCGATATCCCCTGGGAGGGGATGGAAGAGACCGTCGCCGCCCTTCTGGAGACGATGCAGGGCGAGCTCCTGACGAAGGCCCGTGCCTTTCGTCAGGACCGGACGCGACGGGCGGAAACGTTCGAGGAACTCAAGGCGATTCTCGAGAAAGAGGGCGGTTTCGTCGAGGCCTTCTTCGGCGGGGGCAAGGCCGAGGAAAAGGCCATCAAAGAGGCCACCATGGCCACGGTCCGCTGCTTCCCCCTCGATGACGACAGCCGGGGGACCTGTTTCTTCACCGGCAAAAAGGACGCCAGGCGGGCCGTCTTCGCGCGGGCCTACTGA
- a CDS encoding tetratricopeptide repeat protein has product MTTDGRDSPPGRIGLLAACLFACLFVAGLPREARGEAKDLKAFFSTVDSQTLQREYRLLEDANDLLQRRFFVKATELLELCVIIEPDNPHGWYRLGQAYQARGLLAKAQKAYRKTLEIDPGYPPFSREIAYPSSEGRRPLWDPVKPARIETIDRTGHERLGPGTKAGATRPLPEGSVPTTAGPLHGPSSSAERTTADGDPLSGDLPPAGASASPEGPLYFPPPPPGS; this is encoded by the coding sequence TTGACGACGGACGGAAGGGACTCTCCCCCGGGGCGGATCGGACTGCTGGCGGCCTGCCTGTTCGCCTGTCTTTTCGTCGCAGGGCTCCCTCGGGAGGCCCGCGGCGAGGCGAAAGACCTCAAGGCCTTCTTCTCCACCGTCGATTCCCAAACCCTCCAGAGGGAATACCGGCTCCTGGAAGACGCAAACGACCTCCTCCAGCGCCGTTTTTTCGTCAAAGCGACGGAGCTCCTTGAGTTGTGCGTCATCATCGAACCCGACAATCCCCATGGCTGGTACCGCCTCGGCCAGGCCTACCAGGCCAGAGGCCTTCTCGCCAAGGCTCAGAAAGCCTATCGGAAAACGCTCGAAATCGATCCCGGCTACCCGCCCTTTTCCAGGGAGATCGCCTACCCCTCTTCGGAGGGACGCCGTCCCCTCTGGGACCCCGTGAAACCGGCGCGAATCGAGACGATCGACCGGACAGGCCACGAACGGCTCGGCCCCGGGACGAAGGCCGGCGCGACCCGGCCCCTCCCGGAGGGTTCGGTCCCGACGACGGCCGGACCGCTCCACGGCCCTTCTTCTTCCGCCGAGCGAACCACGGCGGACGGAGATCCCCTGTCCGGAGATCTTCCTCCCGCCGGAGCCTCCGCCAGCCCCGAAGGGCCTCTCTATTTCCCGCCGCCGCCTCCGGGCTCATGA
- a CDS encoding SIR2 family NAD-dependent protein deacylase — MEKTETQAKTCASWIEKASRIVLLSGAGLSTAAGIPDFRGPEGLYRRAGVDNPEALFDIERFDRDPSLFYRFHREFLRLFERITPTFTHRFFAALEARGAMEAVVTQNIDGLHQAAGSKKVLEIHGGIGSNHCRRCGASFTLDSLRTLMAAEEIPHCRCGGVIKPDVVFFGEAVRELEACQRATVEADLLVVAGSSLVVTPAAFLPSLCQGKIVVVNRGDFSERYLPRRRIDLFAEEDIDAFFHRVDDGLNLVAPLH; from the coding sequence GTGGAAAAGACCGAGACACAAGCCAAAACCTGCGCCTCCTGGATCGAGAAGGCCTCCAGGATCGTCCTGCTCAGCGGCGCGGGACTCTCCACCGCGGCAGGAATCCCCGACTTCCGGGGCCCGGAAGGGCTCTATCGGCGGGCCGGCGTCGACAATCCCGAAGCTCTTTTCGACATCGAGCGCTTCGACAGAGATCCCTCCCTGTTCTACCGCTTCCACCGGGAATTTCTCCGGCTTTTCGAGCGGATCACCCCGACGTTCACCCATCGGTTTTTCGCGGCCCTCGAGGCGAGGGGAGCGATGGAGGCCGTCGTCACTCAGAACATCGACGGCCTCCATCAGGCCGCCGGGTCGAAGAAGGTCCTCGAGATTCACGGCGGCATCGGGAGCAATCACTGCCGCCGATGCGGAGCCTCCTTCACTCTCGACTCCCTCCGAACCCTCATGGCTGCGGAAGAGATCCCACACTGCCGTTGCGGCGGCGTCATCAAACCCGATGTCGTCTTCTTCGGCGAGGCCGTCCGGGAGCTCGAAGCCTGTCAGAGGGCGACCGTCGAGGCCGATCTCCTTGTCGTCGCCGGCTCCTCCCTCGTCGTCACGCCGGCCGCCTTCCTCCCCTCTCTCTGTCAAGGGAAGATCGTCGTCGTCAACCGCGGGGATTTTTCCGAACGCTATCTTCCTCGCAGACGAATCGACCTTTTTGCCGAAGAGGACATCGACGCCTTTTTCCATCGCGTCGACGATGGGCTGAACCTCGTCGCCCCCCTTCACTGA
- a CDS encoding uracil-xanthine permease family protein: protein MAMKNLVYGVDDKPPFPIMVLAGFQHVLTLFGATTLVPLIFGPAMGMSTAEIGFFISCVYFAMGVATLVQTHPRLGSGLPIVQGSSFSFIPSIMTVIAAFEAGGPSVIMQNVAGGLIVGGLVLSLIGYSRLVGVIRKVITPVVIGPTIMAIGFSLAPTAVQFNAANYWPVSLLVVGCVFAFSLVIHQKYVKIFAILMSITLAYLLCLAGSLTGFFAEGHAAYVNLASIGEAPWFRFTGLMPWGAPKFNVVAIGAMMAGFFAVMIESIGDYHSCSYAAGLPDPDGATISRGIGAEGLNCAMAGLFGAVGTTSYTENIGLIGLTGVASRWVVRTGAVVLIIMSMIGKLGALIATIPSPVIGGAYIALFGIIGALGIQILMRADMGSQRNVLIVGFAFLMALGLPGWVEGQKDLFFGLGLVGQVLWAILKTPMAVAGICAAFWDSLIPGTRKERGLE from the coding sequence ATGGCCATGAAAAACCTGGTCTACGGCGTAGATGACAAACCGCCCTTTCCCATTATGGTCCTGGCAGGGTTTCAGCACGTTCTGACTCTTTTCGGCGCCACAACCCTTGTCCCCCTCATCTTCGGGCCCGCCATGGGCATGTCGACGGCCGAGATCGGCTTTTTCATCTCCTGCGTCTACTTCGCCATGGGTGTCGCCACCCTCGTTCAGACCCATCCCCGGCTCGGCTCGGGACTTCCCATCGTCCAGGGCTCGAGTTTCAGCTTCATCCCCTCCATCATGACCGTCATCGCCGCCTTCGAGGCCGGCGGGCCTTCGGTGATCATGCAGAACGTGGCGGGCGGTCTCATCGTCGGCGGACTGGTCCTTTCTCTTATCGGCTATTCCCGCCTCGTAGGTGTGATCCGCAAAGTCATCACGCCCGTCGTCATCGGTCCCACCATCATGGCCATCGGCTTCTCCCTCGCTCCCACGGCCGTCCAGTTCAACGCCGCCAACTACTGGCCCGTCTCCCTCCTCGTCGTGGGCTGCGTCTTCGCCTTCAGCCTCGTCATTCACCAAAAGTACGTCAAGATCTTCGCCATCCTCATGTCGATCACTCTGGCCTATCTCCTCTGTCTCGCCGGCTCCCTGACGGGCTTTTTCGCCGAGGGACATGCGGCCTATGTCAACCTGGCCAGCATCGGCGAGGCGCCCTGGTTCCGCTTCACCGGTCTCATGCCCTGGGGGGCGCCCAAGTTCAACGTCGTCGCCATCGGCGCCATGATGGCCGGCTTCTTCGCCGTCATGATCGAATCCATCGGCGACTACCACTCCTGCTCCTATGCCGCCGGCCTTCCCGATCCCGACGGGGCCACGATCAGCCGCGGCATCGGCGCCGAAGGCCTCAACTGCGCCATGGCCGGCCTCTTCGGAGCCGTGGGCACCACGTCCTACACGGAGAACATCGGCCTCATCGGTCTCACCGGCGTGGCCTCCCGCTGGGTCGTTCGGACCGGCGCCGTCGTCCTCATCATCATGAGCATGATCGGCAAGCTTGGAGCCCTCATCGCCACCATCCCCTCTCCCGTCATCGGCGGCGCCTACATCGCCCTCTTCGGCATCATCGGTGCCCTGGGCATCCAGATCCTCATGAGGGCCGACATGGGAAGCCAGAGAAACGTCCTCATCGTCGGTTTCGCCTTCCTCATGGCCCTGGGGCTGCCGGGCTGGGTCGAGGGACAGAAGGATCTCTTCTTCGGCCTCGGCCTCGTCGGTCAGGTCCTCTGGGCCATCCTCAAAACCCCCATGGCCGTCGCCGGCATCTGCGCCGCCTTCTGGGACTCGCTCATTCCCGGGACGAGGAAAGAGCGGGGCCTCGAATAG
- a CDS encoding NAD(P)/FAD-dependent oxidoreductase — protein MKNDYDVIIVGTGPAGLFAARELIAAGRDVLLVDKGKPLEERHCPLKEGKVSRCIHCRPCNVICGWGGAGAFSDGKLTLTPEFGGNLERYVGRDKLLKLIDAVDAVYVGYGADMPVYSPDGDFAREIARRGRTTGLRIIPASIRHMGTDRSKAVLASVYEDLVGRCDILVKTEVERVLVDGGEVRAVRLSDGREIAGRVVLLTPGREGAPWMERVARELHLTIDSLPVDIGVRVEIPADWAREVTDQFYEVKALFNAPTFDDKVRTFCMCPGGEVVTEYQSEKEIVTVNGHSNHDVKTENTNFALLVSTEFTEPFHDPNGYGSHIARLANMLGGTVLVQRLGDLKSGRRSTASRIERGLVRPTLATAEPGDLSFVLPYRHLKDIMEMITALNAIMPGIDGPHTLLYGVEVKFYSLRLALSEELQSSVKGLFVAGDGGGVTRGVIQASASGIVAAQGIEKALSR, from the coding sequence ATGAAAAACGACTACGATGTGATCATCGTCGGAACGGGACCGGCAGGCCTTTTCGCGGCAAGAGAACTCATCGCCGCAGGGCGGGATGTCTTGCTCGTCGACAAGGGCAAGCCGCTTGAGGAGCGGCACTGCCCGCTCAAGGAGGGAAAGGTCTCCCGGTGCATTCACTGTCGCCCCTGCAACGTCATCTGCGGCTGGGGGGGGGCGGGGGCCTTCAGCGACGGCAAGCTGACGTTGACGCCGGAATTCGGCGGCAACCTGGAGCGCTACGTCGGGCGGGATAAGCTCCTGAAACTCATCGACGCCGTCGATGCCGTCTATGTCGGCTACGGAGCGGATATGCCCGTCTACTCTCCCGACGGGGATTTCGCCCGCGAGATCGCCCGAAGGGGGCGTACGACGGGGCTTCGCATCATACCGGCCAGCATTCGCCACATGGGGACGGATCGCTCCAAAGCGGTCCTGGCCTCCGTCTACGAGGACCTCGTCGGGCGGTGCGACATCCTCGTCAAGACGGAAGTGGAGCGCGTCCTCGTCGACGGGGGAGAGGTCCGAGCCGTACGGCTCTCCGACGGCCGGGAGATCGCCGGCCGGGTCGTTCTCCTGACTCCGGGCAGGGAGGGTGCTCCCTGGATGGAGCGCGTGGCCCGTGAACTTCACCTCACCATCGATTCCCTCCCCGTCGACATCGGCGTCCGCGTCGAGATCCCCGCCGATTGGGCCCGAGAGGTGACGGATCAGTTCTACGAGGTCAAAGCCCTTTTCAACGCCCCCACCTTCGACGACAAGGTCCGGACCTTCTGCATGTGCCCCGGAGGCGAAGTGGTCACCGAGTACCAGAGCGAGAAGGAGATCGTCACCGTAAACGGTCACAGCAACCACGATGTCAAGACGGAAAACACCAACTTCGCCCTTCTCGTCAGCACCGAGTTCACCGAGCCCTTCCACGATCCCAACGGCTACGGAAGCCACATCGCCCGACTGGCCAACATGCTGGGCGGCACGGTCCTCGTGCAGCGTCTGGGCGATCTGAAGTCGGGCCGGCGATCGACGGCCTCCAGGATCGAAAGGGGACTTGTCCGCCCGACCTTGGCGACGGCCGAGCCGGGCGATCTCTCCTTCGTCCTCCCCTACCGCCACCTGAAGGACATCATGGAGATGATCACGGCGCTCAACGCCATCATGCCCGGCATCGACGGTCCCCATACGCTCCTTTACGGCGTCGAGGTCAAGTTCTACAGTCTCCGTCTGGCTCTGTCGGAAGAGCTCCAGTCCTCCGTCAAGGGGCTCTTCGTCGCCGGAGACGGGGGCGGCGTCACCCGGGGCGTCATTCAGGCCTCGGCCAGCGGGATCGTCGCCGCTCAGGGCATAGAGAAGGCCCTCTCCCGGTAA
- a CDS encoding peroxiredoxin has protein sequence MEQTRMPLIGETFPSMEVTTTHGLMRLPEDIAGRWVVLFSHPADFTPVCTTEFVAFQKRFDAFQKLGCDLIGLSVDQVFSHIKWTEWIAENTETIIEFPIVADDGSVGRRLGMIHPDKGSNTVRAVFILDPKGTIRAILYYPQELGRNMDEVLRMVRGLQVADANGVAIPANWPQNELIGDKVIVPPASDVKTAQERNEARKCCDQPLDGFDWWFCYRSLEKKD, from the coding sequence ATGGAACAGACGCGTATGCCCCTCATCGGTGAGACCTTTCCCTCGATGGAAGTGACGACCACCCATGGCCTGATGCGCCTGCCTGAGGACATTGCGGGCCGGTGGGTTGTCCTTTTCAGCCACCCCGCCGATTTCACCCCTGTCTGCACGACGGAGTTCGTCGCCTTTCAGAAGCGTTTCGACGCCTTTCAGAAGCTGGGATGCGATCTCATCGGCCTCAGCGTCGATCAGGTCTTCTCCCACATCAAGTGGACGGAGTGGATCGCCGAGAACACGGAGACGATCATCGAGTTCCCCATCGTCGCCGACGACGGCTCCGTCGGCAGGCGGCTGGGCATGATCCATCCCGACAAGGGGAGCAATACGGTGAGAGCCGTCTTCATCCTCGATCCCAAGGGGACGATCCGGGCCATTCTCTACTACCCCCAGGAGTTGGGCCGCAACATGGACGAGGTCCTGCGCATGGTCCGAGGCCTTCAGGTGGCCGATGCGAACGGCGTGGCCATTCCGGCCAACTGGCCCCAGAACGAGCTCATCGGCGACAAGGTCATCGTGCCGCCCGCCTCGGATGTCAAGACGGCTCAGGAGAGGAACGAGGCCCGCAAGTGCTGCGATCAGCCTCTCGACGGTTTCGACTGGTGGTTCTGCTACCGTTCCCTCGAAAAGAAGGATTGA
- a CDS encoding ferritin codes for MLSDRMTKALNDQINAELYSAYIYLAMAAYFEDQNLPGASSWMRHQAQEEVEHAMKFFRFVNERRGRVILAAVDRPQAEWESPLAAFEEAFRHEQYVSGRIHSLVELAQAEKDYATASFLTWFVDEQVEEEAAADGIVRKLRLVGETKHGLFMIDRELGERGGD; via the coding sequence ATGTTGAGTGACAGAATGACGAAGGCTCTGAACGATCAGATCAACGCCGAACTGTACTCGGCCTACATCTACCTGGCCATGGCCGCCTATTTCGAGGATCAGAACCTCCCCGGCGCCTCCTCCTGGATGCGCCATCAGGCCCAGGAGGAAGTGGAGCATGCCATGAAATTCTTCCGCTTCGTCAACGAGCGGCGAGGCCGCGTCATCCTCGCCGCCGTGGACAGGCCGCAGGCCGAGTGGGAGAGTCCCCTGGCCGCCTTCGAGGAGGCCTTTCGGCACGAGCAGTATGTCTCGGGGAGAATTCACAGCCTCGTCGAACTGGCTCAGGCCGAGAAGGATTACGCCACGGCCAGTTTCCTCACCTGGTTCGTCGACGAGCAGGTCGAGGAGGAGGCCGCAGCCGATGGCATCGTCCGGAAATTGCGTCTCGTCGGGGAGACCAAACACGGTCTTTTCATGATCGACAGAGAGTTGGGCGAGCGCGGCGGCGACTAG
- a CDS encoding flavin reductase family protein — protein sequence MENRLDPKALFSLSYGVYVVSAPYEKGCPSGCNGQIANAVMQVTGEPPCLAVCLHKENLTTACVEESGVFSVAVLEEAVPMTFIGNFGFKCGRNLDKFEKVSFRKGATGAPLVLDWTLSVIEAEVVRSVDVFTHILFIGKIVAAEALKEGIPLTYANYHLIKKGKSPKTAPTFIFNEVK from the coding sequence ATGGAAAATCGACTGGATCCCAAGGCCCTTTTTTCGCTGAGCTACGGTGTTTACGTCGTTTCAGCCCCCTACGAGAAGGGCTGCCCTTCGGGCTGTAACGGTCAGATCGCCAACGCGGTGATGCAGGTCACGGGTGAGCCGCCCTGTCTGGCCGTCTGTCTCCACAAGGAGAATCTCACGACGGCCTGCGTGGAGGAGAGCGGCGTCTTTTCCGTCGCCGTCCTCGAAGAGGCCGTTCCCATGACCTTTATCGGCAACTTCGGTTTCAAGTGCGGCCGCAATCTGGACAAGTTCGAGAAGGTCTCCTTCCGTAAGGGAGCGACGGGAGCCCCTCTTGTCCTCGACTGGACCCTGTCCGTGATCGAGGCCGAGGTGGTGCGCTCCGTCGATGTCTTCACCCACATCCTTTTCATCGGCAAGATAGTCGCCGCCGAGGCCCTCAAAGAGGGTATCCCTCTGACCTATGCCAACTACCACCTCATCAAGAAGGGCAAATCGCCCAAGACGGCGCCGACGTTCATCTTCAACGAGGTCAAATGA
- a CDS encoding TIGR02757 family protein yields MTALAERMRAYAPALECLYRAYNVPEFLHPDPVEIVRRYRSLREREIVAFVAASLAYGRATLIQKSLTEVLAVLGDSPASFLKEVGASFLRERFSGFRHRFTDGAELADLLAALGSVLREREGLEAAFGEGLRRGERSPRPLASFVGLLRSKMARPSSSLLADPDRGSACKRLHLFLKWMVRVDAVDPGGWSVLAPSALVVPVDTHMHRIGLALGLTERGQADIRTALEMTEAFALVRPDDPARYDFALTRFGIRSDLDMESLLAFCRLPAEGVPPLPPQRS; encoded by the coding sequence ATGACGGCTCTTGCGGAGCGGATGAGAGCCTATGCCCCGGCGCTGGAGTGTCTTTACCGCGCCTATAACGTTCCCGAGTTCCTCCATCCCGACCCCGTCGAGATCGTCCGCCGCTATCGGTCTCTGCGTGAACGGGAGATCGTCGCCTTCGTCGCAGCCTCTCTGGCTTACGGTCGTGCGACTCTGATCCAGAAAAGCCTGACGGAGGTTCTCGCCGTGTTGGGCGACTCTCCGGCCTCCTTCCTGAAAGAGGTGGGGGCCTCTTTTCTGAGGGAGCGTTTCTCCGGTTTCCGACACCGCTTCACCGACGGGGCGGAACTGGCCGATCTTCTGGCCGCTCTGGGCTCGGTTCTCCGCGAGAGGGAAGGCCTGGAGGCGGCCTTCGGCGAGGGCCTGCGGCGGGGAGAGAGAAGCCCTCGTCCCCTGGCCTCCTTCGTGGGCCTTCTGCGCTCGAAGATGGCCCGCCCTTCCTCCAGCCTTTTGGCCGACCCCGATCGGGGGAGCGCCTGCAAGCGCCTGCACCTTTTCCTCAAGTGGATGGTGCGCGTCGATGCCGTCGATCCCGGCGGGTGGTCCGTCCTGGCTCCCTCGGCCCTCGTCGTTCCCGTCGACACGCACATGCATCGCATCGGCCTCGCCCTGGGCCTGACGGAACGGGGGCAGGCCGATATCCGGACGGCTTTGGAGATGACCGAGGCCTTTGCCCTGGTCCGCCCCGACGATCCGGCGCGCTACGATTTCGCCCTGACCCGCTTCGGAATCCGATCCGACCTGGATATGGAGTCCCTTCTCGCCTTCTGTCGCCTTCCCGCCGAGGGGGTCCCGCCTCTTCCGCCGCAAAGGAGCTGA
- a CDS encoding VWA domain-containing protein encodes MYGPGRCRYPLVFACAVVAALALAFPATGQGRFRIHQALLGEPPKATFFLEVFDGAETPPAPVDGDHLRFFCEGRPLPLLASSPLEGSGEGTAFIFLVDISKSLREPQMRLMREALSRFVEKMGPADWGALLSFGDEVRLLADFTADRQRLLREIDALRLSDMTTNLHRGLVRTQELARRLDEGLPRRRVAIVLSDGKNEAVGGETREEVLDSLRRDGIPLFALGFYAPPLEPMRPHLEWLRRFAEVSGGEYFPPNGTPLGDILKELQRRLGLVWHADVDLSSLPFDGREVEVEARLAWRGEVLTDRIRLRLWPSSSSPGKVTEPSSAPQSEMEGESERAASTPRWPFFLLPLLLLVALVLLFSLRRRGSFKASPCDRTGPRELIIEINREGHLEDVFSLSLADKATLGRSDDSGICIKGDPALSGLHCELFLSQGRLYVRDLHSTNGTYLNGRRLSADAVPVAAGDELLLGRTTVRLRRIGRENAPA; translated from the coding sequence ATGTACGGCCCCGGGAGATGCCGATATCCCCTTGTCTTCGCCTGCGCCGTCGTCGCGGCCCTTGCCCTGGCCTTTCCGGCGACGGGTCAGGGGCGGTTCCGCATCCACCAGGCCCTTTTGGGAGAGCCGCCGAAGGCGACCTTTTTCCTGGAAGTCTTCGACGGAGCGGAGACGCCTCCTGCCCCGGTCGACGGCGACCATCTGCGGTTTTTCTGCGAGGGACGGCCCCTTCCCCTTCTGGCCTCGTCTCCCCTCGAGGGCAGCGGCGAAGGGACGGCCTTCATCTTTCTCGTCGACATCTCCAAGTCCCTGCGAGAGCCCCAGATGAGGCTCATGCGGGAGGCCCTCTCCCGCTTCGTCGAGAAGATGGGACCTGCCGATTGGGGGGCCCTCCTCTCCTTCGGCGACGAGGTGCGCCTTCTTGCCGATTTCACGGCCGACCGGCAGAGGCTCCTTCGGGAGATCGACGCGCTGCGTCTTTCCGATATGACGACCAACCTCCACCGCGGGCTGGTTCGGACCCAGGAACTGGCGCGCCGTCTCGATGAGGGATTGCCCCGCCGCCGGGTGGCCATCGTTCTCTCCGACGGCAAGAACGAGGCCGTCGGCGGAGAGACGCGCGAGGAGGTCCTCGATAGTCTCCGTCGCGACGGAATCCCCCTTTTCGCCCTCGGCTTTTACGCTCCGCCCCTGGAGCCGATGCGCCCCCATCTGGAGTGGCTCCGACGATTCGCCGAAGTCTCGGGCGGCGAGTATTTCCCGCCGAACGGGACTCCCTTGGGCGACATCCTCAAGGAGCTTCAGCGCCGACTCGGCCTCGTCTGGCACGCCGATGTGGATCTCTCCTCCCTCCCCTTCGACGGCAGAGAGGTCGAGGTGGAGGCCCGGCTGGCTTGGCGTGGGGAGGTCCTGACGGACAGAATCCGCCTCAGGCTCTGGCCTTCCTCCTCTTCGCCGGGAAAGGTCACGGAGCCCTCTTCGGCGCCGCAATCCGAGATGGAGGGGGAATCGGAGAGGGCCGCTTCCACCCCTCGTTGGCCCTTTTTCCTCCTGCCTCTCCTTCTGCTCGTGGCCCTTGTCCTCCTCTTTTCGCTGCGGAGGCGGGGTTCCTTCAAGGCCTCTCCTTGCGACCGGACGGGGCCACGCGAGCTGATCATCGAGATCAACAGAGAGGGGCATCTGGAGGACGTCTTTTCCCTCTCCCTGGCGGACAAGGCCACCCTGGGGCGATCCGACGACAGCGGGATCTGCATCAAGGGAGATCCCGCCCTTTCGGGTCTCCATTGCGAGCTTTTCCTCAGCCAGGGACGCCTCTACGTCCGGGACCTTCACTCCACGAACGGGACCTACCTGAACGGGCGGCGTCTTTCCGCTGACGCCGTTCCCGTCGCCGCCGGCGATGAGCTTCTCCTGGGGCGGACGACGGTGCGCCTGAGGCGCATCGGCAGGGAGAACGCTCCGGCATGA
- a CDS encoding PP2C family protein-serine/threonine phosphatase, with protein MRWVVGNGQGRGTRLRQEDSFACSDLSDRAFVERAGFLAVLADGMGGMAMGREASSVAVETILEAYAVKGPGETVGEALRRAFVRANRAVSDLASEVGLAGSVGTTAVAAVLFEENLYWAWAGDSRVYLLRQGCLHPLTQDHNLACRLRQEGRSPREVARHPDREALTSFFGLAEIPLLGLSETPLPLEEGDRVLLCSDGLYRSLSDEEMAAVLAGNPRLAGESLVAEALAKKRPRQDNVTALVVSVERASVPDGGGLLSSVAAGARRLLALQRQA; from the coding sequence ATGAGATGGGTCGTCGGCAACGGCCAGGGACGGGGGACCCGCCTTCGCCAGGAAGACAGTTTCGCCTGTTCCGACCTCTCGGACAGGGCCTTCGTCGAGCGGGCCGGTTTCCTGGCCGTCCTGGCCGACGGCATGGGAGGAATGGCGATGGGGCGCGAGGCCAGCTCCGTCGCCGTCGAGACCATCCTCGAGGCCTATGCCGTCAAAGGGCCCGGCGAGACCGTCGGAGAGGCGCTGCGGCGGGCCTTCGTCAGGGCCAACAGGGCCGTCTCCGATCTGGCCAGCGAGGTGGGGCTGGCGGGATCGGTGGGCACGACGGCCGTTGCGGCCGTCCTTTTCGAGGAGAACCTCTATTGGGCCTGGGCGGGTGACAGCCGGGTCTACCTTCTGCGGCAGGGCTGTCTCCACCCTCTCACCCAAGATCACAACCTGGCCTGCCGTCTCCGTCAGGAGGGGCGCTCTCCTCGCGAGGTGGCCCGTCATCCCGACAGGGAGGCCCTGACGAGTTTTTTCGGTCTCGCCGAGATTCCCCTTCTGGGGCTTTCCGAGACCCCCTTGCCGCTGGAGGAGGGTGATCGTGTCCTTCTTTGCAGCGACGGGCTCTACCGCAGCCTCTCCGACGAGGAGATGGCGGCGGTTCTCGCGGGGAACCCAAGACTGGCCGGAGAGAGCCTCGTCGCTGAGGCTCTGGCCAAAAAACGGCCTCGACAGGACAACGTGACGGCCCTTGTCGTCTCCGTCGAGAGGGCTTCCGTGCCCGACGGAGGCGGCCTTCTGTCGAGCGTCGCCGCCGGAGCCCGCCGTCTTCTGGCCCTTCAGCGGCAGGCATGA